Sequence from the Aquipuribacter hungaricus genome:
GCACCTGCGCCCGGTCCCGCCGGTCCTGCCCCGCTCCGTCGGCTGCGAGGAGTGCCTGCGCCAGGGCACGTCGTGGGTGCACCTGCGGGTGTGCACGGGCTGCGGCTCCGTCGGCTGCTGCGACTCCTCGCCCGGGCAGCACGCACGGGCCCACGCGGTCGGCACCGACCACCCGGTCATCGCCTCCCTGGAGCCCGGCGAGCACTGGGCCTACTGCTTCCCCGACCGGCTCACCGTGGACGGCCGGTAGCCCCGGCCCCCGCCGGGCGGTGTCTGATGGGGGCATGGCCCGTCGCACCCCGCAGCCCCCCACCCACCCCCTGCAGACCCGCCTGGAGGCGGTGCACGCCGAGCTGTCCGGCCTGGACGGCGGGACCGTGAGCACGTCGGCCCCGGCCCTGGCCGAGGCCGACCCCGACGGCTTCGGCCTGGCGCTGTGCACCGCCGACGGCCGGGTCCACGCGGTGGGGGACGCGGACCGCGAGTTCACCGTGCAGTCCGCGGTCAAGCCGTTCGTCTACGCCCTCGCCCTGGCCGACTCCGGCTGGGACGAGGTCGTCGCGCACGTCGGCGTGGAACCCACGGGCGAGCCGTTCAACGCCCTCGTGCTCGAGGCCGAGACCGGCCGGGCGCCCAACCCCATGGTCAACGCCGGGGCCATCGTCACCTGCTGCCTGGTCGCGGGCGGCACCGCGCGGGAGCGCGAGGACCGGATCCGGGCGGGCCTGTCGGGGTTCGCCGGGCGACCCCTGGGCGACGACGCGCAGGTGCGCGAGGCCGAGGCCGCCGGGGCGCGCAACAGGGCGCTGGCCTGGCTCATGAAGGACGGCGGGTCGCTGCCCCACGACGTCGACGACGCCGTCGACGTCTACCTGTTCGCCTGCTCCCTGCTGGTCACCGCCCGGGACCTGGCCGTCATGGGGGCGACCCTGGCCGCCGGCGGGCGCAACCCCCTGACGGGCGAGCAGGTCGTGCCCGTCGACCTGGTGCCCACCGTCCTCAGCGTCATGGGCACGTGCGGCATGTACGACGGCGCGGGGTCGTGGTTCGTCAAGGTCGGGCTGCCGGCCAAGTCCGGCGTCGCCGGCGGCGTGGTCGCGGTCCAGCCCGGCCAGCTCGGGATCGGGACGTGGAGCCCGGCCCTGGACGAGGACGGCAACAGCGTGCGGGGCATCGCGGCGTGCACGCGGCTGTCGGAGGACCTCGGCATGCACGAGTTCCGCCCGGAGGGCCTGGGGCTGCCGCCGGTCGAGCGCGCCGAGGCCCGAGACACCCGCTCCCGCACCTCGCGGCCGCAGGAGGACGAGGACGTGCTGCGCTCCCACGAGGACCGGCTGCACCTGGTCCGCGTGCAGGGCCCGCTCGGCCTGCGCAGCGTGGACACCGTCTGCGCGGAGCTGCTCGAGGCGGCCCAGGGCTGGCAGGGGCGGCACTGGCTCACCGTCGACCTGCGGGCGGTGGGCTGGGTGCACGGCCCGGCGGTGGACATGCTCGCCGAGGTGCTCGACGTGCTGGCCGCGTCGGACGTCACGGTGGCGCTGGTCGACCGCGACCGCAGCCAGCGCGCCGACTGGGAGGGGACCACCCCGGACGGGACCGTCCGGGACCTGGAGGACGCCCTGCGGGGCGCGGAGGACGGGCTGCTCGCCAGCCTGCGCTGACCCGCCCGGGGGCTGCGTGCAGGGCGGCTCCGGCTACCAGCCCCCGCCGCGCCCCTCCTGGCCGGTCGCGCCCGCGGGACCGACCGGCTGCGGGTGCGCCGCCAGCCACGCGCCGAACGCCTCCGGGGCCAGCGGCCGGCTCACCAGGTAGCCCTGGATGACGTCGCAGCCGCGGTCGACGAGCAGGCGCCGGGTGACGTCGTCCTCGACGCCCTCGGCGACGACCACGAGGCCGTGGGTGTGGGCCAGGTCGACGGCCGCGCCGACGATCGCCGCGTCGCCGGCGTCGCCGCTGGCCCCCGCGACGAACGACCGGTCGACCTTGACCTCGCCGACCGGCAGCATCTTGAGGTAGGCCAGGGACGACTGCCCGGTGCCGAAGTCGTCGATCGACAGCGTGACGCCGAGGTCGGCCAAGCCGCGCAGCACGACGAGCGCGTGGTCGACGTCGACCATGACGGCGGTCTCGGTGAGCTCCAGGGTGAGCGCGCTGCTGGGCAGGCCGGCGCGGGCCAGGGCGGCGGCGACCTGCTCGGGAAG
This genomic interval carries:
- the glsA gene encoding glutaminase A, which gives rise to MARRTPQPPTHPLQTRLEAVHAELSGLDGGTVSTSAPALAEADPDGFGLALCTADGRVHAVGDADREFTVQSAVKPFVYALALADSGWDEVVAHVGVEPTGEPFNALVLEAETGRAPNPMVNAGAIVTCCLVAGGTAREREDRIRAGLSGFAGRPLGDDAQVREAEAAGARNRALAWLMKDGGSLPHDVDDAVDVYLFACSLLVTARDLAVMGATLAAGGRNPLTGEQVVPVDLVPTVLSVMGTCGMYDGAGSWFVKVGLPAKSGVAGGVVAVQPGQLGIGTWSPALDEDGNSVRGIAACTRLSEDLGMHEFRPEGLGLPPVERAEARDTRSRTSRPQEDEDVLRSHEDRLHLVRVQGPLGLRSVDTVCAELLEAAQGWQGRHWLTVDLRAVGWVHGPAVDMLAEVLDVLAASDVTVALVDRDRSQRADWEGTTPDGTVRDLEDALRGAEDGLLASLR